In Paraburkholderia flava, one genomic interval encodes:
- the mog gene encoding molybdopterin adenylyltransferase: MTTSAPDATATLTIGLVSISDRASSGVYEDKGIPALQEWLGAALTSPWRAETRLIADDAPTISATLIDLVDTVGCDLVLTTGGTGPSRRDVTPEATLAVATKEMPGFGEQMRQISLHFVPTAILSRQVAVIRETPGRAALIVNLPGQPKSIRETLEGLRDDTGAVKVPGIFAAVPYCIDLIGGPYIETNAAVVAAFRPKSAQRPPR; the protein is encoded by the coding sequence ATGACGACGAGCGCGCCTGACGCCACCGCGACGCTGACCATCGGCCTCGTGTCGATCAGCGACCGGGCGAGCAGCGGCGTCTACGAAGACAAGGGCATTCCCGCGCTGCAGGAGTGGCTCGGCGCCGCGCTCACATCGCCGTGGCGCGCCGAAACGCGCCTGATCGCCGACGACGCGCCGACCATTTCCGCGACGCTGATCGACCTGGTCGATACGGTCGGCTGCGATCTCGTGCTGACCACCGGCGGCACGGGTCCGTCGCGTCGCGACGTGACGCCGGAAGCGACGCTTGCAGTGGCGACGAAAGAGATGCCGGGGTTCGGCGAGCAGATGCGGCAGATCAGCCTGCATTTCGTTCCGACCGCGATCCTGTCGCGGCAGGTCGCGGTGATCCGTGAAACGCCGGGACGCGCAGCGCTGATCGTCAACCTGCCGGGTCAACCGAAGTCGATCCGCGAAACGCTCGAAGGGTTGCGCGACGATACGGGCGCCGTGAAGGTGCCGGGCATCTTCGCGGCGGTGCCGTATTGCATCGATCTGATCGGCGGGCCGTATATCGAAACGAACGCCGCCGTAGTCGCGGCGTTCCGGCCGAAAAGCGCGCAGCGGCCGCCGCGCTGA
- the yjgA gene encoding ribosome biogenesis factor YjgA codes for MTRKTRTQPMETAVEVDENGYDRPSKSQLKRDMHALQELGVTLVELPKDALKRMPMPEKLDEAVREARRITDHEGKRRQIQYVGRVMRTLTDEETAALRTALDSYNGINRAETARLHWIERTREKLLADDAALTEFIRTHPAADPQEGRTLIRNARKEALQSRAPRYFRELFQWIKTASGTGEDDDADTPDQEDDDDDERA; via the coding sequence ATGACACGCAAAACCCGCACTCAACCGATGGAAACAGCCGTCGAAGTCGACGAAAACGGCTACGACCGTCCCAGTAAATCCCAGCTGAAGCGCGACATGCACGCGCTGCAGGAACTGGGCGTCACGCTCGTCGAGCTGCCGAAAGACGCGCTCAAGCGCATGCCGATGCCCGAGAAGCTCGACGAAGCGGTTCGCGAAGCGCGCCGCATCACCGATCACGAAGGCAAGCGCCGGCAGATCCAGTACGTCGGCCGCGTGATGCGCACGCTCACCGACGAAGAAACCGCCGCACTGCGCACCGCGCTCGATTCGTACAACGGCATCAACCGGGCCGAGACCGCGCGCCTGCACTGGATCGAGCGGACCCGCGAAAAGCTGCTCGCCGACGACGCGGCGCTGACCGAATTCATCCGCACCCATCCGGCCGCCGATCCGCAGGAAGGTCGTACGCTGATCCGCAATGCGCGCAAGGAAGCGCTGCAGAGCCGTGCGCCGCGCTATTTCCGCGAGCTGTTCCAGTGGATCAAGACCGCGAGCGGCACCGGCGAGGACGACGATGCCGACACGCCCGACCAGGAAGACGACGATGACGACGAGCGCGCCTGA